One Panicum virgatum strain AP13 chromosome 9K, P.virgatum_v5, whole genome shotgun sequence genomic region harbors:
- the LOC120651136 gene encoding stress enhanced protein 1, chloroplastic-like: MAHPLLSSASPRFLLAAAAGNGVSRLSVTSARPAARASRRHARQRALSVRCEQGAKGGGGGLDVWLSRGAMLGFVGAVAVELSTGKGVLENVGLTAPLPTAALALTGVVGVLAAFLIFQSGSRD, translated from the exons ATGGCTcatcccctcctctcctccgcttCTCCTCGCTTTCttctcgccgccgcagcag GCAATGGCGTTTCCCGGCTGTCCGTGACGTCAGCACGCCCCGCTGCTCGAG CGAGCAGGAGGCACGCGAGGCAGAGGGCCCTGAGCGTGAGGTGCGAGCAGGGagccaagggcggcggcggggggttgGACGTGTGGCTGAGCCGCGGCGCGATGCTGGGCTTCGTCGGGGCGGTGGCCGTGGAGCTGAGCACCGGCAAAGGGGTGCTCGAGAACGTCGGCCTgaccgcgccgctgccgacggcggcgctggcgctcaCCGGCGTGGTCGGGGTCTTGGCGGCCTTCCTCATCTTCCAATCCGGGTCGCGGGACTGA
- the LOC120651135 gene encoding MOB kinase activator-like 1A produces the protein MSLFGLGSKNQKTFRPKKNAPSGNKGVQLKKHIDATLGSGNLRDAVRLPPGEDLNEWLAVNTVDFFNQVNILYGTLMEFCTPATCPTMSAGPKFEYRWADGVQIKKPIEVSAPKYVEYLMDWIEAQLDDESIFPQKIGTPFPQNFKEVVKTIFKRLFRVYAHIYHTHFQKIMSLKEEAHLNTCFKHFTLFTWEFKLIDKAELAPLIDLIESIVSVC, from the exons ATGAGTCTCTTCGGGCTTGGGAGCAA GAATCAGAAGACATTCAGGCCTAAGAAGAATGCTCCATCGGGAAATAAG GGTGTGCAGCTGAAAAAACACATCGATGCAACCTTAGGAAGCGGGAACCTGAGGGATGCGGTTCGGTTGCCGCCTGGGGAGGATCTCAATGAATGGCTAGCTGTTAACA CTGTTGATTTCTTCAACCAGGTGAACATCTTGTACGGTACTCTGATGGAATTCTGCACACCAGCTACATGCCCCACAATGTCAGCAGGACCCAA GTTTGAGTACAGATGGGCTGATGGGGTGCAAATCAAGAAACCGATTGAGGTTTCAGCACCGAAATATGTTGAGTACTTGATGGACTGGATCGAGGCCCAGCTTGATGACGAATCTATCTTCCCTCAGAAAATTG GAACCCCTTTCCCACAAAATTTCAAGGAAGTTGTGAAGACGATATTCAAGCGCCTTTTCCGTGTTTATGCCCATATTTACCACACACATTTTCAGAAGATTATGAGCCTTAAGGAAGAGGCTCACCTTAACACCTGCTTCAAGCATTTTACACTGTTCACCTGG GAATTCAAGTTGATTGACAAGGCTGAGCTTGCGCCGCTTATTGATCTAATTGAATCAATTGTTTCAGTGTGCTGA